Part of the Nicotiana sylvestris chromosome 5, ASM39365v2, whole genome shotgun sequence genome is shown below.
attgtcccatttcataccaaactcgatccgaattgactcaaattcaccaagtacacatattgaaacatgaataagcatttaacggggaatacgggatgAAAATataggaaacgacggttcgggtcgttacattattttttaaaaaatagcatAATTAATTATTCGAAAGAAGTATTTGTGTTATATCTCTTTATTTTCACTGTCTCGATTCGGTTCTAAAGCCAAAAATTTGGTAGCTTGCGGTCTTAGATAATGAGGATAATGATCGTCGCATGAACTTCTATAAGAAGTTAAAACAATTCTTTCAtgtaaaataaattttttttttggttttttagtTCGGTCACAGTAAACTTATTTCTTTTGTCATTAGAAAAGAATATTTCTTTTGTCGATTGGAATTGAGATCATTTTGGCGCAAGCAGTCATGTATTTTGTGATTTGATTCATAGTATATTCTAACTTCtaacaaatatttttaaaaaaagattgtATGCagtaaaaatataatttgattattCATTGTACGATTATGCATGCTATGAATATTCTTGGCTCATTGTTTTGGAGAAAATTGGCAAATaagtatatttttataattttctaaatttttgAGCACGCGCACAGAAAATAAAGCTACATATCAATTGTGAGATTACTTCATATCAATAATATTTTGAATGAGCAACCGGATTGCTTTGTATTTTGTTTACTTTGTGCTTAATTTTTGGAGCATGCTCCGAAAAGAATCATCAATGATATttaaacataataataataataataatatttaaaCAAGTAAACTTTTGTAGTATTACTTCGCGTTGATGATGGCAAGGTTTTGTGGCGTTAGTTTTTTTTGTGGTTTTTAGCTTCGTGTGAGATTTGCAGCTTTAAAGGATTTGTTATATTGTCTAACAAAGAGAGAAAATCTAAGTTGAGGAATTTATTATACATtgtagtcctaaatattaggctATGTATTAATTGAAGTTGATTtgaaaatcctaaatattaggaagtTAATTTAAGTTACAATTTTACCCCTtgtgaaatctatttttaaagggtaaaaaagacgaacgacatttcgctaagggtgtTCGTATTTTTAATATAGTGTAGATATATCATAAAACGTAATACTCGAATTATTTAATGTTTGCTGCTCTTAGGGCATCTCCAATAGTGCATTATTTTTTGCACCAAATCTAAATTTGGTATTTTTTTGCTCCAATAGAACACCAAATTTTTTACCATTTTAGTGTGTGAATAGTGTCACACCAAATTTGGTGTGACACTATTCATCAACACcaaatttaatttattattattttattcatctttttatttttttttgaacttttagtttatcatatattgtgtatataattaatttttatattaagatctttataattttaattttatatcctgttgttttgatatattaattttgtatatattatatttatataaaattataagttaattttattattattaaaattgtataaaaagaaatataaacatttaaaatgaaaaatgcaaatgtaagatatctaatgttgctaaaattgaaaagtgaaaactaaaatttaaaaaagaaaattaacaatacataaaataaaaatacattaaaattaaaagtacatcaAAGGAGGATACATTAAAATTGAAATTACATTAAAACATAAAACATAAGTTTATTTAATTATCTTTTATCAATGATTTCATTTTTAGTtgatttatcctttaaaataattttgtaataactGATTATATAAGTGGTGAATCTGAAttatatgtgatgaatatggAAAAAAGATAGAATTTGtttgaaagtaataaaaaataaaatttaaatagaagataataatataatatagaagagagagaagaatataaaaagaAATATTCTTTTTTGGTGTAAAAAATGGTGTAATGGTTGGAGTAAATTTGGTGTTACACCATTTTGATGTGAAATTTGGTGTTAGGGTTGGAGATGGTCTTAGAGAGTCATGTTCATGACTCAATAATTATGATTTATTATATTTATTACTCCATACTTGAAATTATGGAGGCTTCATCCTCATATTAGCAACTATTATGAATTTTGGAAGGAATCTTTGGTTCACTTAATGCTTGTAGAAGATTCTTTGTAAAACTGTAATTTGCTTAATCCCATATACACTTGGATATCATTATATACAGATTTAATTATTATTTCTTTCTTGGTGATTCTTTTAACATGGCTCAAACCACTTTCCTGGTTTAGTATCTTATAGGTATTTGCAACTTTGTGTTCCGCATTTTCAAATACATATGAACTTTTGCAAAGTTGttatatttaaaattaaattgtttGATTTAATATAATACTAGAATATTATATATAAGTATTTTCAGACTCTTATCACCTTTTATTTAATTGTTAGCTATAAATGTGATTTTGATAGCTTGCATGTGTATTCAATCTAAGTGTCGCAAGTCATTGTAAGAGTGATTTTGATTACCTTGCATGTATTCAATCTAAGTATCGCAAGTCCTTTTTTATTTAAACTTCATGCttaattaaataaatagaaaaatctaTACTATGCAGCCCTTAAAAATAATAGTCAAAAACTGTATATTTTTTTGTTAATATATAGTATAAATAGTTTTTCTGTAAAATTCCAGAGACCCCCCACCCCCACCAATAAAAGAACGTTCGCCCGCGTATCTGTCATAATTGTAAAAATTGCACGTTtaatctatacccattttttaaaaaagttttaacttgtacccactttttaaataacttcagcccctttctcctcctctttctccttctcaaagttatatccgcccTCAATCCGATAGGCCACTTAACATTGTGCGGTTTACAGACTTTTCGAGAGGTCGTTGTTCAATGCCATTTCTTTAATGCTCTTTTATTGCTATTCTTCTTCTGAATCTTGATTATGTTAATAATATATTTCATCTTCATGTACCTCTAAATCTCAGaaatttaccccccccccccccccgtttgCTAATATTTGGTGGTTCTGGTAATTAATTCTAAAGATTTTTGCTTTCATTACACGTAGGAATGTAAAAACAAAAATGATTGTTCTGTTTCCTTGCAGAAGATTTTGAGATGGGATTCATAAGCACAATATTGGGATTCTTCGGATTTGGAATAGGGATCGTGATAAAGCTAGTGATCGGAGCTGgagttcgtcagttacaaaacaaaaactttagctctaaagctgaagtttgtCAGTTActaaacaaaacttcagctctagagctaaagttcgccagttacaaaaacaaaaactttagctctagaactgaagttcgtcagttacaaaataaaaactttagctctagaattgaagttcgccagttacaaaaacaaaaacttcaacaaatagagaaccaaaatttaactactatgcttaagttcagcaattacaaacaaaaacttgagcacacttggttcagcacacttgctacttcagtctcgtctactagaatgctgaagttttgcgtgattatctttgctacttcagccccgtatgctgaagttacgcgaaaaattGGGTATGCTTacaatttttttgcaaagcagACACaggttaaaacgtgacccaaaaagcgggtatagatgcaaatgccccgtcATAATCCCGGAAAGAATGAACTCCATCGATAGATCACATATAATCAAAAGCATATGTTGCCCGGAAACAGTTTCAGACCTGGATTCCAAGGGAGAAATGATTTATGACAATGGTAACCATATATTAATAGTGCTCTCCATTTCGGGGCAAGTTACATGATTTATAGGGTGAAGTGCCAAACCGCCCTCTCCTGAAGTTACATGTCCAATCAGCATGCTACAAAACACACAAAGAgcgagggagagagagagagaatctgCATGGAAAAAAAGACGCAAGTCTTACGAACTCAGCAGATGATTTCTGTTCTTTATTGATATTGGATTAGGATTCTAAAATGAGCATACAATCATTAATCACAAATCTGACTGTTATAATTATGCTAAATCACCCTTAATCCTCCAGAGAAGTAATTAGCAACAAGCATATGCTCTGCACACTCTGTTTTACACCAAGTTATTCAAAAACTCTCCTAACCACGAAGCGATGCACGAGGGACAGCAGGTAATCCTAGTTCATCTTCAGCCTGTGCATCACAAGTCAGAAAAAGTTGTCAACATAGTTAAACATTAAACAACAAAAGAAGGAACATGGGCAGTATTGAGAAACTGCCAAGAGAGAAAATTCAGGATGGGGGTGTTGTGCTTTCAGAAAGATGCAGCCTAATGCTTAAGATATATGATGTAATTTATGTAAAAACAGTGTTTCTAAAAGCAAAAAGCGCAAAAAGGAGATAAGGTCATGTTGCTTGAAGCAACAATCAAGGGAAGCACACAATTTACGGAACATTATAAATTCGAAAAATATATGAATTTAGTACTATAATGATCAAATATTTTCAATAAGCAATTAATTTTAGCATCCAATATTCAATAAGGTTGATACTAATCCAACTCTTTTAAGTTAGATTAAAAAAGCAACTTCTCATTGGGATCAATTTGCGCATCATTCTTTCACGCGCACACTTCTCTAACGCACATAGCTTCCCTCAAAGAGCGATAATGCGCTGCTTCATATTGCTTCATCGCTTTAAGCGACAAAGTACACAATTTTTAATAACAATGGTAAAATGTATACTAaaattaagtaattatctccaaatatacatacatagatacacatacatacatacatgttTAACAGTGAAGAAGTCGATTAATTTCGAGGTTATGCTCTATCTGATTTTACCTGGGTGTTAGCTCTGCCTGCTGGTGTTGGTGCATACCCCATTGGTGCTGATGGCAAGTTAAGCTCTGAATCAAGATCTGGTTCCTTATCAGGCTGTAGATATGAAGGGACACCTTCACCTTCAGTCTCCATGTCCGCTTCCAAAGCATCAAGCTCTGATAAAGAAGTAACTAACTGCTCATCAAACATGCTTTCACTAGAATATTCAAATGTACAAGTGCTAAAAAAATCTTACCACCCATGAGCTCTTCTTCGTCAACGTCATCGGGCACACCATAGCTTCTACCAAGAGTCTCTTGAATTTCATTGCTTACATCCATCAGGTCCACCATTTCATCTTGTAAGTTCTACATTTACACAGAAGACCATCACGATATGGATAAAATTCAAAACCATAGatataaataaaaaggaaaagatgAAACTTAGGGGTACTTAAAAGAAAACATATAACAGTAATGGAGAATACATACATCTACGTCTTGAATATTCACAGTTTTCATCACTCCTTTTAATTCTTTGTTTGCTGACTTCAAAGCCGCCATCTGAAGAGACAAAACCAAGTTAATAATCGCCAATCCCACTCCAAACAAATGAATCCAATTGTTCAATTGTGCCTTCAAacaccaattttcaaattaaaatggaACGAATTGGAGAATAATAAACTCTAGGGGACACAAAAAGAAATCCCTTCCTCATGACAAATTGGTTGTCCTCCTACCTCTAGGGAGGTAGGCAGCAGGTTCCAATCAGGTTACAGAATAAGCTTCGCTTGACAAGCCTTGAGCTGTGCCCGATGGGGCGCTACCAAGAAAAAGACAACTTTAACATGAATTTCACATAGCTGAAAAGTCTGTCAACCACAGCAACTCGTAAGCCTAACTATCCGTAATCATGCTGGATGATTGCCAGTCAATAATTTAAGCTAATTTTTCTCTACTTCCATAAATATAAATCAGTCAAAAGTTTAAAGTAAAGCATTTTAGAATTCAAGCAGCATGTGTTGTTAAAACAAAATGATGCTTCACAATATGTTCTAGATCTCCGATTTACAGGCTACTATCCATACATGAACTTAAACAAAAAATGTTTATGGACTTGTGGATCTGTGGAATATCAAGATGgaaatggtgtcttctccttttgGGGTAATGCAGTTAAGAATTATCCACTCAAGCAATCGATATACAGTAATATGCAATAGGACAAAATTTGGACTTTGGAATTGTGAAAATGTAACTCAGGAAAGAGAAGAACTCCATTTAACATACTGTTTGCTGAGCATCTTTGATTCCCTCAGCAGCAAATGAGACCTGGTCCAGGTTATACGTCTGATTGTATAGCATGTCACGTTGACCTTCATACCTGTCGATTATTCAATGGACAGCTTAAGCATTTCTGAAAACAAAATGTCAACACATGATCTAAGACTGAAAAAACAAGCAAAAGAAGTGTGTCTCGGCTGATAGAGAAAGTTACGCCTAAGTAGTGTCTGAAAATGTAATTTCGACCACAaacaacaaagggaaaacaagagTGCAGTTAAGTGTTTCGATTCTTTCAACTGAAATTAACGGTCCGGCTACTTTTGCTTTGCTTCAAATATAACCAAGTGATATCAGTAGAAGAATCATATTAGAAACACAGGAAGCTAGATTGTCTCCTCTTTTTTCTTATCTTTCTTTAAAAACCCGGCATGGCTTTTGTAGGAACTGCATTAAGGAACCAGCTCAATTTCCTGAAGCTCTTTAAAAAAATGGACCTCAGATAAAAAGTCCTTAAACATGACTAACCCACTGTTTCTATTTCTCGTTATATTGTCACACCAAGGAGCACCAAGTTTGTATCTTAACTTTCCATGTCTTTCAAAGTTCTGAGGGAGAGAGGCTGAGTGTGTGTGCACGTGTGTGCGTGTGCTAGAAGAGAGCGAGAGAGCGAGCGAGAGAGAGGAGCCTGGTTTACTGTCCTTTAATAGTTTATTCCAGACCTCAAATCGTTTGACTTGAAATGTCAGTATACACTCATTAACAACTAATTGAACTTGATTGTTGACAAGCCACTTTAACTTCATCACATTCGAGGTAACAATAGATTATTATAGCTCACACCTGGTTTACTGTGCTTTAATAGTTTATTCCAGACCTCAAATCGTTAGACTTGAAATGTCAGTATAACTCATTAACAAGTAATTGAACTTGATTGTTGACAAGCCACTTTAACTTCATCACATTCGAGGTAACAATATATTATTATAGCTCACATTCTCTTTTGCTTCAAAACCCTCATTGCTCGAGCTTTTATAGCTTCCTGAGCTGGACCCGGTCGAGTCTTCTTCAGCTGTTCCTTGTATCTTGCAAGTTCAGAATCAAGCTTCTTGATTTTCTCTTCCACTGTCTCACCTCTTTTATTAATCTGGACAATCAAGAAGCAATTTAAAATATCAGATTACTCATTCCTGCAACCAGTAGTAATCATCAAAACTGCTGAGAGTGAAAAATAGATAAATATTCCGGGTGAATCAACTGGAAACCATAACAAGCAACCATATTTTCATTCTACTGCCAAAGATTGTGAAACAGCccaagaaaagaaatgaaagaagttCAGTTCCGCTGCAATTCCCTCATGTAATTTTGGTTCATAAAATACTCGTATCACATTCAAGGGATAAAAAATAAAGCATTTTCTTTTCCACACTCAATACTAATCGAGCAACCATTTTGACACATATCGTATGATCAGATCATAAGAAGTCATAAGAAGCATGTTTGCACTAAAACTATTTCAAGAGTAGCAATATTTCGTTGACTACGATTTTTTCAACATTTTCTAAAACTTTTGCCAAAAGGGTTATACTTTTTATCTAGTTTCTATGACTagtttaaattataaaaaatataaagatTTGATCTAAAATTTACAAAATAGATGCAGTGATCATCAAGCTCGAATTTACATACTGAAGGAtacaacacgaggacttcccgtAGCAGCAGAGGGCGATGAAGAATATAACCAATGTGTTCCACTGAACCAGTCTTTTCAACACGGAGTATTGATATATGTGAAAAATCACTAATTATACCAGAAATTTGACAAATACTTAAATTCCGAACCCATAATTCCAAAAGTGTTACGGATTCAGTCGTTAGAATAGAAAGTCTGAAACCATCAAATTTAAATCCTAGATTCGCTTCTGCATGACACCTATCCTACCTCAACTactacaaataataataataacaataatataatAGCTCATTGGGATCTGGTGTACTTGTGATGGTATACATCCTCGAACCCGCCACTATTTTCAGATCAGAGGAAGTTCAATTGATAGTAAAAAAAATGCAGAAAACATTGAATACCCGTTCGAAACAGCCCcaaaaaacaataacaaaaaaaacagaaaatgatAGAGACATTGCAGTGCATGTGCATAGTTGAGCAGTATTTACAGTACAGCTTTGGTTTTGTTAGAGAAAAAAGATTACCCTATCGGAAGCATCTTGAACGGAGGGAGGAGGTTGTGTTTCTTTCTTAATGCCGAAAACCCTCTTCATCTTTCTACCTTTCCTCTTCTTCGTCGTCGGTCTtaaaatttagggtttctgattcaATCGGAGTTGCTAAGTTGTAAGGCaattgcgcttcacaactgattGAAATTGATAAATTTGTACGAGTGTACTACTCTGACAAATGATCCGTTGTGCTTTGTCCGAAAAAAGttaaaaatatgtaaaacctTTTCAGTTCCTtacatataaaaataaaaataaaaatatgctaCTAATTATTTTGTGTTTTAAATACTTTAGGCTCGTACCAAAATTTATACATTTATGAAAATAGACCTGAAATTAGGGTCgataattagaaaataaaaacatTTATTCTTGACACCCAAAGAGGGAGAATATATTATTCTTGTTTCGTGTGTCACGAGTTTTTTGCATTtaccttgtttttctttttgtaataGAAAGATATATAGATATATTTTTGATGACTTAATATTGTAAGAATATATTTACACTGTTGGTATATATAAGTTCTATCCATTATGGCATTTCGTGCTAGTTGTGCACAAAATATTTGTTCAAATAATCACAAATTTGTTAAAAACGGAAAAATTGAATTTAGTTCCTTAATGATTACATTAGAAGTGAAATTCAAATACAATACAAAAAGAAGAAATACAATGCACGTTGGAAGGTGATTTGCCTTTACTACTACAAGATCTGCTGCCTTTGGATTTAGCTTAAGCATGTAAGATTAGACCATTTTGTCAACAGCAAGTCAAAAGGTCAATTAATTTCGAACTCATAACAATATAATTTGAATTTGAATGTGACCGCTTGGTCATCAAGTTGTCCCACAAACTTGAATTGCGGCTCAAAAATCTAATAATCATGCGTTCCTAGGGTCAAAAGGTActttttgaaaaaagaatttatagaaAATACAAGTACTCCACTTCAATTTCTCTTTGGACAAAATAAATGGTGACAAGTAATAAGAATTGGGAAAGAGACTGCCTTTTCATGATGATGAAAAATTGTCGAGAGCGGAGATTATAAAGGTATTAAGTTATATAAAAGATTTCTTACAGGATCAATCTAATTTAACCAATTGTAACAGGTCAGTTATTATTTTTATGAGCTTGCTCATGAATATGTTTAAGAAAGAGGTTTATGTATAATTACTTTACAAGTATTGAATGTGCGAATAAAATATCACATTGATAACTAAAAAGATTAGAAACCTATATATAAATTAATGTTGTGAGACCTTTTGGGAAAAATTGTGCGGACTTGGTCCAAAGCGAACAGTACTACATCATGTTAAGAGTATCTTTGAGCTGGTTTAGCCCAACAACTTAGTATCAGAGCCCAAGTTTGGCGGGGCGAGTATGCCGATAGTAAAGCGAAGGTGTGGGTCTCGGTTGGCTTACCCTTAAGAGCTTGGAGACGTGCACACCAGAAAAAGCTAGTTGCAGGCTTCGATTACGATGAATACTCTGACGATGTGGGTGACGCACGGTGAATCTCGAAAAATGACCCACGAAAATTTAAATTCAACAATAAATTGCAAACTGTAATACTCCTATATGTTTACTAACATTCACAACAAGCAGAGGATAAGCAAGGAACAGTAGGTTACAGAGCCCCCACAATCTAGTACAAGAACagaaagagaaaatcaaagaGAAGAACAAGACCCCATCTAACTGAATATAACCATATTATTAACAACTATGATGTTTACAAGGGAACTAGCTAAAAGAATACATGTTAAACCTGCAGATAAAATACAAGTTTATGAAAGTTCAGGTAGCAAACCAAGTTGCCTCCGAGTTCTTCCAACGAATAAATCTCCAGATTTTATCATCCCTGGAATACGTCCAATCATCGATAAACAATAAAACTGAGCTACAGCCTCTCTTCTGCCTAGAGCAATTAATGACAATGGCAAAGCAGCCTTATATACA
Proteins encoded:
- the LOC104245054 gene encoding vacuolar protein sorting-associated protein 60.2-like, whose translation is MKRVFGIKKETQPPPSVQDASDRINKRGETVEEKIKKLDSELARYKEQLKKTRPGPAQEAIKARAMRVLKQKRMYEGQRDMLYNQTYNLDQVSFAAEGIKDAQQTMAALKSANKELKGVMKTVNIQDVDNLQDEMVDLMDVSNEIQETLGRSYGVPDDVDEEELMGELDALEADMETEGEGVPSYLQPDKEPDLDSELNLPSAPMGYAPTPAGRANTQAEDELGLPAVPRASLRG